The Salinispora tropica CNB-440 genome has a window encoding:
- the rsmG gene encoding 16S rRNA (guanine(527)-N(7))-methyltransferase RsmG, with protein MPGAVSATPPPELATAARTLFGDRLSLAVAYAGLLVTDGVVRGLIGPREAPRIWDRHLLNCAAVAERIPLGSTVLDVGSGAGLPGLVLAVARPDLSVTLVEPLARRTAFLVEAVAQLDLAASVQVVRGRAEEIASGGGGVEPLTGDVVTARAVAPLDRLARWCLPLAVPGGRLVALKGASAVEEVAEHAAIVDRLGGGRPEVHHCGAGVVEPPTTVIEIARERVVAPARPKPAKRSRGGRRR; from the coding sequence GTGCCGGGCGCGGTGAGCGCCACGCCGCCCCCGGAGTTGGCCACCGCGGCCCGTACGCTCTTCGGTGATCGGCTGAGCCTGGCCGTCGCGTACGCGGGCCTGTTGGTGACCGACGGGGTGGTCCGGGGGCTCATCGGCCCGCGGGAGGCGCCGCGGATCTGGGATCGGCATCTCCTCAACTGTGCGGCGGTGGCGGAGCGGATTCCGCTGGGTTCGACGGTGCTTGACGTGGGTAGCGGCGCCGGACTGCCGGGACTTGTGCTCGCCGTCGCTCGGCCGGATCTCTCGGTCACCCTGGTTGAGCCGCTCGCCCGTCGTACCGCCTTCCTCGTCGAGGCGGTGGCGCAGCTCGACCTGGCGGCCTCGGTCCAGGTCGTCCGGGGCCGGGCAGAGGAGATCGCCTCCGGCGGGGGCGGCGTCGAGCCACTCACCGGCGATGTGGTGACCGCTCGGGCGGTGGCACCGCTGGACCGGCTCGCCCGGTGGTGCCTTCCGCTGGCGGTGCCGGGTGGGCGACTGGTCGCCCTGAAGGGCGCCTCGGCTGTGGAGGAGGTCGCCGAGCATGCCGCCATCGTGGACCGGCTTGGCGGCGGCAGGCCCGAGGTACACCACTGCGGTGCGGGCGTGGTCGAGCCACCGACGACGGTGATCGAGATTGCGCGGGAGCGGGTGGTGGCACCGGCGCGGCCGAAGCCTGCGAAACGCTCCCGTGGTGGTCGGCGGCGCTGA